A genomic region of Candidatus Brocadiaceae bacterium contains the following coding sequences:
- a CDS encoding tetratricopeptide repeat protein, with product MAVEDLYTKACDAVERANYDYAVELFREVLRHTPDYPNARMALRGTERRRIQEKGRSVGALLTGPLRAAVTALKGAAAKAPKRIEIFEDYLETNPNSFWALSRVAAAAVKAGHKEEGVNLYRDALKVKPTDKAALRAVGDVLIDMGQHQEALKYLNRLAGLDPKDRDLQREVRDLSATQHMVSHDMESAESFRDMIRDKTMAEQLEAKGRMAVTMDDLRRSIEEAERELAEHPTNVPRILGLAQKYLDTGQLPKAQAFLREKHKALPDNYEVREKLGDAQLLAHEATVRAAQEAARANPADEAAGQKARDLQQRLRAFRIKEYNWRLSQHPTDRHIQLMLGRAYFDDGKYNEAIAACQIAAQDARFELESFKILGQAFLHKKQFDLALEQFGRAIASHGEMDDEGKDLYYCQAEALEAMGNREEALKVYKRIYSQDINFRDVAAKVDALSA from the coding sequence ATGGCCGTCGAAGATCTCTACACCAAGGCGTGTGACGCAGTCGAGCGGGCCAACTACGACTACGCGGTCGAGCTGTTCCGCGAAGTGCTGCGCCATACCCCGGATTACCCCAATGCGCGCATGGCATTGCGGGGCACCGAGAGGCGGAGGATCCAGGAGAAGGGCCGTTCGGTCGGCGCGTTGCTGACCGGCCCGCTGCGGGCCGCCGTCACGGCGCTGAAGGGCGCCGCCGCCAAGGCGCCGAAGAGGATCGAGATCTTCGAGGACTACCTGGAGACGAACCCCAACTCCTTCTGGGCCCTGAGCCGCGTCGCGGCGGCCGCCGTCAAAGCGGGCCACAAAGAGGAGGGCGTTAACCTCTACCGCGACGCGCTGAAGGTCAAGCCCACCGACAAGGCCGCGCTGCGCGCCGTCGGCGACGTTCTGATCGACATGGGCCAGCACCAGGAGGCGCTGAAATACCTGAACCGCCTTGCCGGGCTGGACCCGAAGGACAGGGACCTGCAGAGGGAAGTGCGCGATCTGTCCGCCACCCAGCACATGGTCTCGCACGACATGGAGAGCGCCGAGAGCTTCCGCGACATGATCCGCGACAAGACCATGGCCGAGCAGCTCGAGGCGAAGGGCCGCATGGCCGTGACCATGGACGACCTGCGCCGCAGCATCGAGGAGGCCGAACGCGAACTGGCCGAGCACCCCACCAACGTCCCCCGCATCCTGGGGCTCGCCCAGAAGTACCTGGACACCGGGCAACTGCCGAAGGCCCAGGCGTTCCTGCGCGAGAAGCACAAGGCGCTGCCCGACAACTACGAGGTCCGCGAGAAGCTCGGCGACGCGCAACTGCTGGCCCATGAGGCCACCGTGCGAGCGGCCCAGGAGGCCGCCCGGGCCAACCCGGCCGACGAGGCCGCCGGGCAGAAGGCGCGGGACCTGCAGCAGCGCCTGCGGGCGTTCAGGATCAAGGAATACAACTGGCGCCTCAGCCAGCACCCGACGGACCGGCACATCCAGTTGATGCTGGGCCGTGCATACTTCGACGACGGGAAGTATAATGAGGCGATCGCCGCCTGCCAGATCGCCGCGCAGGACGCACGCTTCGAGCTGGAGAGCTTCAAGATCCTCGGCCAGGCGTTCCTGCACAAGAAGCAGTTTGACCTTGCCCTGGAGCAGTTCGGCCGGGCCATCGCCAGCCACGGCGAGATGGACGACGAGGGCAAGGACCTCTACTACTGCCAGGCGGAGGCGTTGGAAGCGATGGGCAACCGAGAGGAGGCCCTGAAGGTCTATAAGCGTATCTACAGCCAGGACATCAACTTCCGGGACGTCGCCGCGAAGGTGGACGCGCTCAGCGCCTGA
- the rpsT gene encoding 30S ribosomal protein S20, translating into MPHRASAKKRLRQDQKRRFRNKSVKSRLRTEENKLNRMVERGDVEAAAVQSRLLTKLLQQAAAGGVVHANRVARKQGQIDRCLDTLAKPRAS; encoded by the coding sequence ATGCCTCACCGTGCCTCAGCCAAGAAGAGACTGCGTCAGGATCAGAAGCGGCGCTTCCGCAACAAGAGCGTGAAGAGCCGCCTGCGCACCGAAGAGAACAAGCTGAACCGCATGGTCGAACGCGGTGACGTCGAGGCGGCCGCCGTGCAGAGCCGGCTGCTGACGAAGCTCCTGCAGCAGGCGGCCGCCGGCGGCGTGGTCCACGCCAACCGCGTTGCCCGCAAGCAGGGGCAGATCGACCGTTGCCTGGACACCCTCGCGAAGCCCCGGGCATCCTGA